The sequence CGTTGCTAACACCACCCACTGCCACACCTTTAATTGCACCATTGTTCCAAACCTGTCTCGATTCGACTGCTTATACCGTTATTGTCGATCTAACTTTCGCTGATGCGAGACCCCGTAATGTGGGATAACATCACAAATCAGGGTGTTCGACCATTGTTGGTGATTTAACAAGCGATTTATCACAGATGGTATAGATGCCTTCGGTCGAGTTTTAGTTGTTGTTTAACATGGCGTGACAATAAGATTCGATTGATTTCTGCCCGCAAAGCTACACGCCATGAGCGAAAGCAATATGAGGAGGAATAACTGATGGAAGCTGAGTATGATTTTAGTCAGGGGAAGCGGGGAGCAATCGAGCCAACACCGCCAGGGAAAACCCGTATTACCATCCGATTAGATGATGATGTTTTGGCATGGTTTCGCGAGCAAGTTCATCTAGCAGGTGGAGGAAACTATCAGACATTAATCAACGATGTACTTCGCCAGCACATTCAACAGTGTCGCGAACCGTTGGAGGAAACGCTACGGCGAGTTTTACGAGAGGAACTTGAGC comes from Coleofasciculus sp. FACHB-T130 and encodes:
- a CDS encoding BrnA antitoxin family protein, which produces MEAEYDFSQGKRGAIEPTPPGKTRITIRLDDDVLAWFREQVHLAGGGNYQTLINDVLRQHIQQCREPLEETLRRVLREELERIRK